From Nomascus leucogenys isolate Asia chromosome 15, Asia_NLE_v1, whole genome shotgun sequence, a single genomic window includes:
- the POU2AF1 gene encoding POU domain class 2-associating factor 1: MLWQKPTPPEQAPAPARPYQGVRVKEPVKELLRRKRGHSSSGAAPAPTAVVLPHQPLATYTTVGPSCLDMEGSVSAVTEEGALCAGWLSQPTPATLQPLAPWTPYTEYVPHEAVSCPYSADMYVQPVCPSYTVVGPSSVLTYASPPLITNVTTRSSATPAVGPPLEGPEHQAPLTYFPWPQPLSTLPTSTLQYQPPAPALPGPQFVQLPISIPEPVLQDMEDPRRAASSLTIDKLLLEEEDSDTYALNHTLSVEGF, encoded by the exons CCACACCCCCGGAGCAAGCCCCAGCCCCGGCCCGGCCATACCAGGGCGTCCGTGTGAAGGAGCCAGTGAAGGAACTGCTGAGGAGGAAGCGAGGCCACTCCAGCAGCGGGGCAGCACCTGCACCTACGGCG GTGGTGCTGCCCCATCAGCCCCTGGCGACATACACCACAGTGG GTCCTTCCTGCCTGGACATGGAAGGCTCTGTGTCTGCAGTGACAGAGGAGGGTGCCCTGTGTGCCGGCTGGCTCTCCCAGCCCACCCCGGccaccctccagcccctggccccATGGACACCTTACACCGAGTATGTGCCCCATGAAGCTGTCAGCTGCCCCTACTCAGCTGACATGTATGTGCAGCCCGTGTGCCCCAGCTACACGGTGGTGGGGCCCTCCTCAGTGTTGACCTATGCCTCTCCACCACTCATCACCAACGTCACG ACAAGAAGCTCCGCCACGCCCGCAGTGGGGCCCCCGCTGGAGGGCCCAGAGCACCAGGCACCCCTCACCTATTTCCCGTGGCCTCAGCCCCTTTCCACACTACCCACCTCCACCCTGCAGTACCAGCCTCCGGCCCCAGCCCTACCTGGGCCCCAGTTTGTTCAGCTCCCCATCTCTATCCCAGAGCCAGTCCTTCAGGACATGGAAGACCCCAGGAGAGCCGCCAGCTCATTGACCATCGACAAGCTGCTTTTGGAGGAAGAGGATAGCGACACCTACGCTCTCAACCACACTCTCTCTGTGGAAGGCTTTTAG